From the Oleiharenicola lentus genome, one window contains:
- a CDS encoding response regulator translates to MKKLRLLLVDDQSLFREALRTLLSLQPDFEIVAEAENGERAITLAKAHRPDVVLMDLRMPVMGGVESTRRLLQAVPSARVVVLTTFDEDEEVFEALRAGANGYLLKACSADKLCESVRAAAKGASVLEPSVAARMMAEVNRAATREGRKVAPALSDPLTDRELAVLRLLAAGRSNKEIGGELGITEGTVKNHMTNVLGKLGVLDRTQAALRARELGLI, encoded by the coding sequence ATGAAAAAACTCCGCCTCCTGCTCGTGGACGACCAGTCGCTCTTCCGCGAGGCCTTGCGCACGCTGCTCTCGCTGCAGCCTGACTTCGAGATCGTCGCCGAGGCCGAGAACGGTGAACGCGCCATCACTCTCGCCAAGGCCCACCGTCCCGACGTGGTGCTCATGGATCTCCGCATGCCGGTCATGGGCGGCGTCGAGTCCACGCGCCGCCTCCTGCAGGCGGTGCCGTCCGCCCGCGTTGTCGTGCTGACCACTTTCGATGAGGACGAAGAGGTCTTCGAGGCCCTGCGCGCCGGCGCCAACGGCTACCTGCTCAAGGCCTGTTCGGCCGACAAGCTCTGCGAATCCGTCCGCGCCGCCGCCAAGGGCGCCTCGGTGCTCGAGCCCTCCGTCGCCGCCCGCATGATGGCCGAGGTCAACCGGGCCGCGACCCGCGAGGGCCGCAAGGTCGCGCCAGCCCTCTCCGACCCGCTCACCGACCGCGAACTCGCCGTGTTGCGCCTGCTCGCCGCCGGCCGCAGCAACAAGGAGATCGGCGGCGAGCTCGGCATCACCGAGGGCACCGTGAAAAACCACATGACGAACGTGCTCGGCAAACTCGGGGTGCTCGACCGCACCCAGGCCGCCCTCCGCGCTCGCGAGCTGGGGCTGATCTGA
- a CDS encoding sensor histidine kinase, translating to MDIWPKDRGTYYGSFAFASVVLGCYAGYFNTRTFYTSEWMALLSFVLGAVHVTLGIFCTDYAAADSRRQSVLYFLGQCALLTVILLISPIRGFMGVLVLPVVSQSVLLLGWRGAALVTAYLYGINVALWGVPYGWGSALQALISYSAGFAFTVVFTAITRQALEARHCSEKLRHELEKANLQLRAQAAQTEELATTRERNRVAREIHDGVGHYLTVVKTQLDAASALLPAQPDRAREAVGKAAKLAAEALDDVRRSVGTLRTDATRPPLPEALKELAAHGEPAPTLAIEGEPRPLAPGVEHALFRAAQEGLTNIRKHARATNALLRLDFRTPQRVVLELADNGVGANGANGTGFGLRGLRERIELLGGTVASGNRLEGGFALRVEVPA from the coding sequence ATGGACATCTGGCCCAAGGACCGCGGCACGTATTACGGCTCGTTCGCCTTCGCGAGCGTGGTGCTGGGCTGCTACGCGGGCTATTTCAACACCCGCACCTTCTACACGTCGGAGTGGATGGCCCTGCTCTCGTTTGTCCTCGGCGCGGTGCATGTGACGCTGGGCATCTTTTGCACCGACTACGCCGCCGCCGATTCCCGGCGGCAGTCCGTGCTCTACTTCCTGGGACAATGCGCCCTGCTGACCGTCATCCTGCTGATCAGCCCCATCCGGGGTTTCATGGGCGTCCTTGTGTTGCCGGTCGTGAGCCAGTCGGTCCTGCTGCTCGGCTGGCGCGGTGCGGCACTGGTCACCGCCTATCTCTACGGCATCAACGTCGCGCTGTGGGGCGTGCCCTACGGTTGGGGCTCCGCCCTTCAGGCCCTCATCAGCTACTCCGCCGGTTTCGCCTTCACCGTCGTTTTCACCGCCATCACCCGGCAGGCGCTCGAGGCCCGGCATTGTTCGGAGAAACTCCGCCATGAACTCGAAAAGGCCAACCTTCAGCTCCGCGCCCAGGCCGCCCAGACGGAGGAACTCGCCACCACCCGCGAACGCAACCGCGTCGCCCGCGAGATCCACGACGGCGTCGGCCACTACCTCACCGTCGTGAAGACCCAGCTCGACGCCGCCTCCGCGCTCCTGCCCGCCCAGCCGGACCGCGCCCGCGAGGCCGTCGGCAAGGCCGCGAAACTCGCCGCCGAGGCGCTCGACGACGTGCGCCGCTCCGTCGGCACCCTGCGCACCGACGCCACCCGCCCGCCCCTGCCCGAGGCGCTGAAGGAACTCGCCGCCCACGGCGAACCCGCGCCCACGCTCGCCATCGAGGGCGAGCCGCGCCCGCTGGCCCCGGGGGTCGAGCACGCGCTCTTCCGCGCCGCCCAGGAAGGCCTGACCAACATCCGCAAACATGCCCGTGCCACCAACGCTCTCCTGCGCCTCGACTTCCGCACGCCGCAGCGCGTCGTGCTCGAGCTCGCCGACAACGGCGTCGGGGCCAATGGCGCGAACGGCACCGGCTTCGGCCTCCGCGGCCTGCGCGAGCGCATCGAACTGCTCGGCGGCACCGTGGCCAGCGGCAACCGCCTCGAAGGCGGCTTCGCCCTCCGCGTGGAGGTGCCGGCGTGA
- a CDS encoding beta strand repeat-containing protein: protein MRLRHTLGLTLACLMATIAAAQTTYTWSGLGGDSIFTNPNNWQGNVAPAGTATDNLVFPGLPANLLDEVGFTAILNSPTSAGDITFNGNYYSFYLSGTGPLTLHGNVAAVGNVGNISLPVILSAGNHTYAGSNHVFQTGVVSGTGGIAVDSGTLALFNSVNTYSGGTTVNGGTVLVNGSSSLGTGPVTINSGTLTLSGSAYTLGYNILLGTNVTLSSYAAASSPQLGNGSTTLTPVAAGPTTVNVNVAYSTGPVVIGGSLADGSGATTYAFTDEAGVGGLLGGYFRLTGTNTHTGGTAVNADATVIFGTAAAIPATGLITAATDAYAGIESPTLQTAFLSKLDAATFSGTIGIENDDSTFTGNIDLSSFSANGGSASIGTRGYAFLTGLITPSSTSNQYRFRNSGTLFVEGANPLSGSRSVHSTSFANASVPGMLVLAQSVANTYTGGTYADNAAIVLNSPGSLSASTTIHLANGGYVSVTDTSTLSIANLVSKIGTVTNGGVIGFDNSANLFGGFNTYLYTAPVDFSALTTDVYLGTAGGHTAFSGVITTANGNTGDYFLTGYGYAELEVSSQLTGSKALHVGIAQGEAGSVYLEHVNNTYTGGTFLNTGSLIVAAAGSLGTGPITTVAVDGTSSPYLEGPSNSTLSNSITLGAVDLSLYWGSNSTFSGVISGTGSLTINSDLTLSGANTYSGGTYVPAGTLVTATTHTSLGSGGLSLDTGSTVRFTSAAPQIGSLLLGGTYFDDTDGVYERSSVLEFATSGNATLTINQADDGTFEGAIGQGTGVGSLVKNGSGTLTIGGLVGADNNVHTPFSGGTTINDGKLIAGSATALGTGTITINGGELGTDFGVTLANAVTFGANGGTLGGSGTFSVPITAGTNVTLAPGASPGTLTFTAGLTLAPGGNLEFEVQAATGIAGTGFDLVNVSAGLLDITATSGSPFTIKLTSLDTLGDPGDVSDFSSSTGYTWMIFQGNSVSGINGFVTNKFILDASAFTNSLNGGVFSLTQGLNGANPALYLNFSPVPEPSTYALVVTGLLSVVFLRRRRG, encoded by the coding sequence ATGCGCCTTCGCCACACCTTGGGCCTCACGCTTGCCTGCTTGATGGCCACGATCGCGGCGGCACAGACAACCTATACTTGGTCGGGATTGGGCGGTGATTCGATCTTCACCAATCCTAACAACTGGCAGGGCAACGTGGCACCCGCCGGAACTGCGACGGACAATCTGGTTTTCCCGGGTCTGCCGGCGAACCTGCTGGATGAAGTGGGCTTCACCGCGATTCTCAACTCACCGACCAGCGCTGGAGACATCACGTTCAACGGAAACTACTACAGTTTTTATCTCAGTGGCACAGGCCCGCTCACCCTCCATGGCAACGTAGCCGCCGTGGGCAATGTAGGTAACATCTCGCTCCCGGTCATCCTCTCCGCCGGGAACCACACCTACGCGGGCAGCAACCATGTTTTCCAGACTGGCGTCGTGTCGGGCACCGGCGGCATCGCCGTAGACAGCGGCACCTTGGCCCTTTTCAACTCGGTCAACACCTACTCCGGCGGCACCACCGTCAACGGCGGCACCGTCCTCGTCAACGGCAGCAGCTCGCTCGGCACCGGACCCGTCACGATCAACTCGGGCACGCTCACCCTGTCAGGCAGTGCCTACACCCTGGGCTACAATATCCTGCTCGGGACCAACGTCACTCTGAGCAGCTACGCAGCCGCCAGCAGTCCCCAGCTCGGCAACGGCAGCACGACGCTCACTCCCGTCGCGGCCGGGCCGACCACGGTCAATGTCAATGTCGCCTACAGCACCGGGCCCGTGGTCATCGGCGGCAGCCTCGCTGATGGCAGCGGCGCCACTACCTACGCCTTCACCGACGAGGCCGGAGTTGGCGGTCTACTGGGAGGGTATTTCCGCCTGACCGGCACCAATACCCACACCGGCGGCACCGCGGTGAACGCCGACGCCACGGTCATCTTCGGCACGGCCGCTGCCATCCCGGCCACCGGCCTCATCACCGCGGCCACCGATGCCTATGCCGGCATCGAGAGCCCGACGCTGCAGACCGCCTTCCTGAGCAAACTCGACGCCGCCACCTTCAGCGGCACCATCGGAATTGAGAACGATGATTCCACCTTTACCGGCAACATCGACCTGAGCAGCTTCTCCGCCAACGGCGGCTCGGCGTCCATCGGCACGCGTGGCTATGCCTTCCTGACGGGCCTGATCACCCCCTCCAGCACCTCCAACCAATACCGGTTCCGCAACAGCGGCACGCTCTTCGTGGAAGGCGCCAATCCACTTTCGGGCAGCCGGAGCGTTCACTCGACCTCGTTTGCCAACGCCTCGGTCCCCGGCATGCTGGTTCTGGCACAAAGCGTGGCCAACACCTACACGGGTGGCACTTATGCGGATAACGCCGCCATCGTCCTCAACTCGCCGGGCTCGTTGTCCGCTTCGACCACCATTCATCTCGCCAACGGCGGTTACGTCAGCGTTACCGACACCTCCACGCTCTCGATCGCCAACCTGGTCAGCAAGATCGGCACCGTCACCAACGGCGGCGTGATCGGTTTCGACAACTCCGCCAACCTGTTCGGTGGATTCAACACCTACCTCTACACGGCCCCCGTCGATTTCTCCGCCCTCACGACCGACGTCTATCTCGGCACCGCCGGCGGACACACCGCCTTCAGCGGCGTGATCACCACCGCCAATGGCAACACGGGCGATTATTTCCTGACCGGGTATGGCTATGCCGAACTCGAGGTTTCCTCCCAGCTCACCGGCAGCAAGGCGCTCCATGTCGGCATAGCACAAGGAGAGGCCGGCTCGGTCTATCTCGAACACGTCAACAACACCTACACCGGCGGCACTTTCCTCAACACCGGCTCGCTGATTGTCGCGGCGGCCGGTTCCCTCGGCACCGGCCCGATTACGACCGTCGCGGTCGATGGCACCTCCTCACCGTATCTGGAAGGGCCGAGCAACAGCACCCTGTCCAACAGCATCACCCTGGGTGCCGTCGATCTGAGCCTCTACTGGGGCAGCAACAGCACCTTTTCCGGTGTGATTTCCGGCACGGGCAGCCTGACCATCAACAGCGACCTGACCCTGTCCGGTGCGAACACCTACAGCGGCGGCACCTATGTGCCCGCCGGCACCTTGGTGACCGCTACCACCCATACCTCCCTCGGCTCGGGTGGCTTGAGCCTGGACACCGGCTCCACCGTGCGGTTCACCTCCGCCGCGCCCCAGATCGGCAGCCTCCTCCTCGGCGGCACCTACTTCGATGATACCGATGGCGTCTACGAGCGCTCCTCGGTTCTTGAATTCGCCACCAGCGGCAACGCCACGCTCACCATCAACCAGGCGGATGATGGCACTTTCGAAGGCGCCATCGGTCAGGGCACGGGTGTCGGCTCGCTGGTCAAGAACGGCAGTGGAACGCTGACCATCGGCGGCCTGGTGGGCGCGGACAACAACGTCCACACTCCCTTCAGCGGCGGCACCACGATTAACGACGGCAAGTTGATCGCCGGTTCCGCCACCGCGCTCGGCACGGGCACCATCACGATCAACGGCGGTGAACTCGGCACCGATTTCGGCGTCACGCTGGCCAACGCCGTGACCTTCGGCGCCAACGGCGGCACCCTCGGCGGCAGCGGCACGTTCTCCGTCCCGATCACCGCCGGCACCAACGTCACCCTCGCCCCCGGCGCGTCCCCCGGCACCCTGACTTTCACCGCCGGCCTCACCCTCGCCCCCGGCGGCAACCTGGAATTCGAGGTGCAGGCCGCCACCGGCATCGCCGGCACCGGCTTCGATCTGGTGAACGTCTCCGCCGGCCTGCTCGACATCACCGCCACTTCCGGTTCGCCCTTCACGATCAAGCTGACGTCCCTCGATACGCTGGGCGATCCCGGCGACGTTTCGGATTTCTCGTCCTCCACCGGCTACACCTGGATGATCTTCCAGGGCAATTCCGTCTCCGGCATCAACGGGTTCGTGACGAACAAGTTCATCCTCGATGCCTCTGCCTTCACCAACAGCCTCAATGGCGGCGTGTTTTCGCTCACCCAGGGGCTGAACGGCGCCAACCCCGCCCTCTATCTCAATTTCAGCCCCGTGCCCGAGCCCTCCACCTACGCGCTCGTGGTCACCGGCCTGCTCTCGGTGGTTTTTCTGCGCCGCCGCCGGGGCTGA
- a CDS encoding adenine deaminase: MPLTRFSVPPLHTVTRSLAAVAMGRKAPDLVITGARILSTYTERIHENREVWIKSGRIAVVKPAGTFKAGPKDKTKLYDVRGGLLAPGLVDPHIHIESSMMTACAYAEGALLNGTTTIFCDSHEIGNVCDAAGIEWMLRDARQAPLNIFLTVPSTVPATSAFFETAGGDLTPAKIGKLFDKWPEAVALGEKMDFVQVAMGDKRSHGVLAEAIKRGKPVCGHIYGREFVAAGAASGINDTHEAIDRDIADDFLENGVWVFLRGGPPTTPWHSLPQAIKTVTELGAHPKRVCVCTDDRDADDLFLFGMDWVVREAVKHGMKPVTAWSMGSLHPATRYAKDGDIGGFGPARRADLVLLNDDLVPQNTWYGGELVVENRKVTPLLDKALSKRYRYPKAAYETVKLAPKLTLTPALPTGPVTANCIRTALPGIILFHEKVALNPQPGETWSDLFAKHGLCFVTVIERHGKSGKVAHGLLKDFGLKEGAVGSSVGHDAHNIILAGTNEADLQLALKTIKAMRGGVCVIRGGKVVAKVALPVAGLLSDKRATVVAAESTALKTAWSAAGCTLPYMGFNLIPLSVIPEIRITDKGLVTVPGMQILPLFEPATT, translated from the coding sequence ATGCCCCTCACCCGCTTCTCCGTCCCGCCGCTGCACACCGTCACCCGCTCGCTGGCTGCCGTTGCCATGGGGCGCAAGGCGCCCGACCTCGTCATCACCGGTGCCCGCATTCTTTCCACCTACACCGAGCGCATTCACGAGAACCGCGAGGTCTGGATCAAATCCGGCCGCATCGCCGTGGTGAAACCTGCCGGCACGTTCAAGGCCGGCCCGAAGGACAAAACCAAACTCTACGACGTGCGCGGCGGCCTGCTCGCCCCCGGTCTCGTGGACCCGCACATCCACATCGAGAGCTCGATGATGACCGCCTGCGCCTACGCCGAAGGTGCGTTGCTCAACGGCACGACCACCATCTTCTGCGACAGTCATGAGATCGGCAACGTCTGCGACGCCGCGGGCATCGAGTGGATGCTGCGCGACGCCCGGCAGGCCCCGCTCAACATCTTCCTGACGGTCCCCAGCACCGTGCCGGCCACGTCGGCGTTCTTCGAGACCGCCGGCGGCGACCTGACGCCCGCGAAGATCGGCAAACTCTTCGACAAGTGGCCCGAGGCCGTCGCGCTGGGCGAGAAGATGGATTTCGTGCAGGTCGCCATGGGCGACAAACGCAGCCACGGCGTCCTCGCCGAGGCGATCAAGCGCGGCAAGCCCGTCTGCGGCCACATCTACGGTCGCGAATTTGTCGCGGCCGGTGCCGCCAGCGGCATCAACGACACCCACGAAGCCATCGACCGCGACATCGCCGATGACTTTCTCGAGAACGGCGTATGGGTGTTCCTCCGCGGCGGTCCGCCGACCACGCCCTGGCACTCGCTGCCCCAGGCCATCAAGACCGTCACCGAACTCGGCGCCCACCCTAAGCGCGTGTGTGTCTGCACTGACGATCGCGACGCCGACGATCTTTTCCTGTTCGGCATGGACTGGGTCGTGCGCGAGGCCGTGAAGCACGGCATGAAGCCCGTCACCGCCTGGAGCATGGGCTCGCTGCACCCGGCCACGCGTTACGCCAAGGACGGAGACATTGGCGGCTTCGGCCCCGCCCGTCGCGCCGACCTCGTGCTGCTCAACGACGACCTCGTGCCGCAGAACACCTGGTATGGCGGCGAACTCGTCGTCGAGAACCGCAAGGTCACGCCGCTCCTCGATAAGGCCCTCTCGAAGCGCTACCGTTACCCGAAGGCCGCCTACGAAACCGTGAAGCTCGCGCCGAAGCTCACGCTCACGCCCGCGCTGCCCACCGGCCCGGTCACGGCCAACTGCATCCGCACCGCGCTGCCCGGCATCATCCTCTTCCACGAGAAGGTCGCCCTCAACCCGCAGCCCGGCGAGACTTGGTCCGACCTGTTCGCGAAGCACGGCCTGTGTTTCGTCACCGTCATCGAGCGCCACGGCAAATCCGGCAAGGTCGCCCACGGCCTGCTCAAGGACTTCGGCCTGAAGGAAGGCGCGGTCGGCAGCTCGGTCGGCCACGATGCGCACAACATCATCCTCGCCGGCACCAACGAGGCCGACCTGCAGCTCGCGCTTAAAACCATCAAGGCCATGCGCGGCGGCGTCTGCGTCATCCGCGGCGGCAAGGTCGTCGCGAAGGTCGCCCTCCCCGTCGCCGGCCTGCTTTCCGACAAACGCGCCACTGTCGTCGCCGCCGAGTCCACCGCCCTCAAGACCGCCTGGAGCGCCGCCGGCTGCACCCTCCCCTACATGGGCTTCAACCTCATCCCGCTCTCCGTGATCCCCGAGATCCGCATCACCGACAAGGGCCTGGTGACCGTGCCCGGCATGCAGATCCTGCCGCTGTTCGAGCCAGCGACGACCTGA
- a CDS encoding FAD-binding and (Fe-S)-binding domain-containing protein, whose amino-acid sequence MIATPPDLSALAARLTGALHMGRTMRALYATDASEYQELPLAVALPRTEADVRELVRFAAQHRIGLIPRTAGTSLAGQVVGSGIVVDLGRHLNQIVSFDRSTRRVRVQPGVVRNELNLFLQPHGLFFTPETSTANRAMIGGMVGNNSCGANSIVHGTTREHLISARGYLSDGSEATFGPLTAAEFAAKCAGPDTLETRIYREVRAVLGDAGNRQLIRDHYPKPAVTRRNTGYALDRLMTCHVFDPASDRPFNLCQLLAGSEGTLFVGVEFELNVELLPPPGALMCAHFASVHDSLKATLIAMRHRPFGCELIDRHILECTKANLEQARNRFFVQGDPGAVLVIEVRHADRATIEATMRTLEAELRAAGLGYAFPVLWGEDCNRVWDLRRAGQGLMMNVPGDAKPREVVEDTAVAVEDLPAYIAEFDALLREKYGISSVYYAHAGAGELHTRPLFDLKTAEGLRMFRGIATDVAALVKKYRGSLSGEHGDGRLRGEFIPFMVGPECYALMRRIKSVFDPANIFNPGKIIDTPPMDTALRHGPDHPTPDYKTVFDFSASQGVLRAAEKCNGVGECRKSHLMGGTMCPSYMATRNEQDTTRARANLLRQVLTNAREGMNAWDSQQVKEVMALCLSCKACKSECPSNVDVTRLKAEWQQHYHDAHGVPLRSRIVAGYSASMRWATLVPALYNWIVTAPDVSRWIKDFTGFARQRSLPTLPATTLRKWMAQGGARAERGLGSLVGSALGPTSPSNQVVASDDPTKDRPRRVHLFCDEFTDTTDATVGIKAVQLLERLGYEVVLPAQVESGRAHLSKGLVRDAQRLAIRNVELLKDVVTAEAPLIGIEPSAILGFRDEYPDLVPASLKDAARTLAKHALMIDEFIAREAEAGRIRPEQFRATERTIKLHGHCHQKALSSVAPTVKMLQLPAGHKVSVIPSGCCGMAGSFGYEAEHFAVSQQVGELVLFPAVRSAAPEVVIAAPGTSCRHQILDGTGRIALHPVEILHEALR is encoded by the coding sequence ATGATCGCAACGCCTCCCGACCTCTCCGCCCTCGCCGCCCGCCTCACCGGCGCGCTGCACATGGGACGGACGATGCGCGCACTCTACGCGACCGACGCTTCCGAATACCAGGAACTGCCGCTGGCCGTCGCCCTGCCCCGCACCGAGGCGGACGTGCGCGAACTGGTGCGCTTCGCGGCGCAACACCGGATCGGCCTCATCCCCCGCACGGCCGGCACTTCGCTGGCGGGCCAGGTCGTCGGCAGCGGCATCGTCGTGGACCTCGGCCGGCATCTCAACCAGATCGTCTCCTTCGATCGCAGCACTCGCCGCGTGCGGGTGCAACCGGGCGTCGTGCGCAATGAACTCAACCTGTTCCTTCAGCCGCACGGCCTGTTCTTCACCCCCGAGACCTCCACGGCCAACCGCGCGATGATCGGGGGCATGGTCGGCAACAATTCCTGCGGCGCCAACTCCATCGTCCACGGCACCACGCGGGAACACCTCATCTCCGCGCGCGGCTACCTGAGTGATGGATCGGAGGCCACCTTCGGTCCTCTGACAGCGGCGGAATTCGCGGCCAAGTGCGCCGGACCCGACACGCTCGAAACCAGAATCTACCGCGAGGTCCGGGCCGTGCTCGGCGACGCCGGCAACCGCCAGCTCATCCGCGACCACTATCCGAAGCCCGCCGTCACGCGCCGCAATACCGGCTACGCGCTCGACCGGCTGATGACGTGCCACGTGTTCGACCCGGCGTCCGACCGGCCCTTCAACCTCTGCCAGCTCCTGGCCGGCTCCGAGGGCACGCTCTTCGTTGGCGTGGAGTTCGAGCTGAACGTTGAGCTGCTGCCGCCGCCCGGCGCGCTCATGTGCGCCCATTTCGCCAGCGTGCACGATTCGCTCAAGGCCACGCTCATCGCGATGCGGCACCGGCCCTTTGGCTGCGAACTGATCGACCGCCACATCCTCGAATGCACCAAGGCCAACCTCGAGCAGGCGCGCAACCGCTTCTTCGTGCAGGGCGACCCGGGAGCCGTGCTCGTCATTGAGGTGCGCCATGCCGACCGCGCCACCATCGAGGCCACGATGCGCACGCTCGAAGCGGAGCTGCGCGCCGCCGGGCTCGGCTACGCCTTTCCCGTGCTCTGGGGCGAGGACTGCAACCGCGTGTGGGACCTGCGCCGCGCGGGCCAGGGCCTGATGATGAACGTGCCGGGCGACGCCAAGCCGCGCGAGGTCGTCGAAGACACCGCTGTCGCCGTCGAGGATCTGCCCGCCTACATCGCCGAGTTCGACGCATTGCTGCGCGAGAAATACGGCATCAGCAGCGTCTATTACGCCCACGCCGGCGCCGGCGAGCTGCACACCCGCCCGCTCTTCGACCTCAAGACGGCGGAGGGACTGCGGATGTTCCGCGGCATCGCCACCGACGTGGCCGCGCTCGTGAAAAAATATCGCGGCTCCCTCTCCGGTGAGCACGGCGACGGCCGCCTGCGCGGCGAGTTCATCCCCTTCATGGTCGGCCCGGAATGCTACGCGCTCATGCGCCGCATCAAGTCGGTCTTCGATCCGGCCAACATTTTCAATCCGGGCAAGATCATCGATACGCCGCCGATGGACACGGCCCTGCGGCACGGCCCGGACCACCCGACGCCGGACTATAAGACTGTATTCGACTTCAGCGCCTCCCAGGGCGTGCTCCGCGCTGCCGAGAAGTGCAACGGTGTCGGCGAGTGCCGCAAGTCCCACCTCATGGGCGGCACCATGTGCCCGAGCTACATGGCCACGCGCAACGAGCAGGACACGACGCGCGCCCGCGCCAACCTGTTGCGCCAGGTCCTGACCAATGCGCGCGAGGGCATGAACGCGTGGGACAGCCAGCAGGTGAAGGAGGTCATGGCCCTGTGCCTTTCCTGCAAAGCCTGCAAATCCGAGTGCCCCTCGAATGTGGACGTCACCCGCCTCAAGGCCGAGTGGCAGCAACACTACCACGATGCCCACGGCGTGCCGCTGCGTTCGCGGATTGTCGCCGGCTACAGCGCCTCCATGCGCTGGGCCACGCTGGTTCCGGCGCTCTACAACTGGATCGTCACCGCGCCCGATGTTTCGCGTTGGATCAAGGATTTCACCGGCTTCGCCCGGCAGCGCAGCCTGCCCACCCTGCCGGCGACCACGCTGCGGAAGTGGATGGCGCAAGGTGGAGCCCGCGCGGAGCGCGGGCTCGGTTCTCTTGTAGGGTCGGCCCTTGGGCCGACCTCGCCCTCGAACCAGGTCGTCGCAAGCGACGACCCTACAAAGGATCGCCCCCGCCGCGTCCACCTCTTCTGCGACGAATTCACCGACACCACCGACGCCACTGTCGGGATCAAGGCGGTGCAGCTCCTCGAACGGCTTGGCTACGAGGTCGTCCTTCCCGCGCAGGTTGAGAGTGGCCGGGCCCATCTGTCGAAGGGCCTCGTGCGCGACGCCCAGCGTCTCGCCATCCGCAACGTCGAGCTGCTCAAGGACGTCGTCACCGCCGAGGCCCCGCTCATCGGCATCGAGCCGTCGGCCATCCTCGGCTTCCGCGACGAATACCCCGACCTCGTGCCCGCTTCCCTGAAAGACGCCGCGCGCACGCTCGCGAAGCACGCCCTGATGATAGACGAGTTCATCGCCCGCGAAGCCGAGGCCGGCCGCATCCGGCCGGAACAGTTCCGCGCCACGGAACGCACGATCAAGCTTCATGGCCACTGCCACCAAAAGGCCCTGTCCTCCGTCGCTCCGACCGTGAAAATGCTGCAACTGCCGGCCGGTCACAAGGTATCGGTCATCCCCAGCGGTTGCTGCGGCATGGCCGGGTCCTTCGGCTACGAGGCGGAGCACTTCGCCGTTTCCCAGCAGGTCGGCGAACTCGTGCTCTTCCCCGCCGTACGCTCCGCCGCCCCAGAGGTCGTCATCGCTGCGCCCGGCACCAGCTGCCGTCATCAGATCCTCGACGGTACCGGCCGGATCGCGCTGCACCCGGTGGAGATTCTGCACGAGGCGCTGAGGTAG
- a CDS encoding saccharopine dehydrogenase family protein: MKIGIIGAGKVGGTIATLLESCKFCKNVALADVRPGVDLQGLKKSKFARVDVNKPAELAAFVGGRDAVVSAAPYFLNKTIAAACAEAGVSYFDLTEDVETTTFVRGLAAKHKGTFMPQCGLAPGAINIVGGSLASSLENVRTCEMRVGALPLNASNQMKYYLSWSTAGLINEYCQPGDALYGGRRVTTMPLDGVERLTVDGVEYEAFNTSGGVATMGETFAGRVQELNYKTLRYPGHRDLMKFLLHDLNLAPRQELVTQIFDQEVPLTESDVVVFYVSVVGTDREGRLKQRSFIKKMHGAVIAGRKLNAIQLTTAAGITGVLELFAKKKLGPGFVKQESVSLEDFLGTQWGGKVYGG; the protein is encoded by the coding sequence ATGAAAATCGGCATCATCGGGGCGGGCAAGGTCGGCGGCACGATCGCGACTTTGCTCGAATCCTGCAAATTCTGCAAAAACGTCGCACTCGCGGATGTGCGCCCGGGCGTGGATCTCCAAGGCCTGAAAAAGTCCAAATTCGCCCGCGTTGACGTCAACAAGCCGGCAGAGCTCGCCGCCTTCGTGGGCGGACGCGATGCGGTCGTCAGCGCGGCGCCCTACTTCCTCAACAAGACCATCGCCGCGGCCTGTGCGGAGGCGGGCGTGAGTTATTTCGATCTCACGGAGGACGTCGAGACGACGACCTTCGTGCGCGGGTTGGCGGCAAAGCACAAAGGCACGTTCATGCCGCAGTGCGGCCTCGCTCCTGGCGCGATCAACATCGTGGGCGGCTCGCTGGCGTCATCGCTGGAGAACGTCCGCACCTGCGAGATGCGCGTGGGCGCGCTGCCGCTCAACGCCAGCAACCAGATGAAGTATTACCTCAGCTGGAGCACGGCCGGTCTGATCAACGAATACTGCCAGCCCGGCGACGCGCTCTACGGCGGGCGGCGCGTGACGACCATGCCGCTCGACGGCGTGGAGCGGCTCACGGTGGACGGCGTCGAATACGAGGCCTTCAACACCTCGGGCGGCGTGGCCACCATGGGCGAGACCTTCGCCGGGCGCGTGCAGGAGCTGAACTACAAGACCCTGCGCTATCCCGGCCACCGCGACCTGATGAAATTCCTCCTGCACGATCTCAACCTCGCGCCGCGGCAGGAACTGGTGACGCAGATCTTCGACCAGGAGGTGCCGCTCACGGAATCGGATGTCGTCGTGTTTTATGTCAGCGTCGTCGGCACCGACCGCGAGGGCCGGCTGAAACAGCGCAGCTTCATCAAGAAAATGCACGGCGCCGTCATCGCCGGCCGCAAGCTCAACGCCATCCAACTCACCACCGCCGCCGGCATCACCGGCGTGCTGGAGCTGTTCGCGAAGAAAAAGCTCGGCCCCGGTTTCGTGAAACAGGAGAGCGTCTCGCTGGAGGACTTCCTCGGCACCCAGTGGGGCGGGAAAGTTTACGGCGGATAA